Within Kutzneria chonburiensis, the genomic segment GCGCGTTCGTGGCCTACTACCCGGCGCTCACCCTGCTCGACCACGCCGACCCACTGGGCGCGCCGCTCTGGCTGGGCTGGCTCGACACCCCGGTGGCCCTGCTCGCCGCCACCGCCGCGGCACTCATCTGGCGCACCGCCGTCCGCCACTACCGAGGAACGGGATCATGATCGAGGTCAGCGAGCTGGGCCGCACCTTCACCGTGACGCGCAAGGCCGGCCGGTTCCGCCGCACCCGGGAACAGGTGGTGGCGGTCGGCGGCGTGTCGTTCTCCGTCGAGGCCGGCGAGACCGTCGGCTACATCGGGCCGAACGGGGCCGGCAAGTCCACCACGATCAAGATGCTCACCGGCATCCTCGTGCCGACCACCGGCCGGGTCCGGGTCTGCGGGCTCGATCCGTCCCGACAACGGGCCGAGCTGGCCCGACGGATCGGCGTGGTCTTCGGGCAGCGCAGCCAGCTGTGGTGGGACCTGCCGCTGCGGGAGAGCTTCGAGCTGCTGCGGCACATCTTCCGGGTGCCGGCCGGCGACCACGCCAAACGTCTCCAGGAATGCACGGAACTGCTTGGCCTTGACGGATTTCTGGACACGCCGGTGCGGCAGTTGTCGCTGGGCCAACGGATGCGGGGCGAGGTCACGGCCGCCCTGTTGCACGGCCCGGAGTTGCTGGTGCTCGACGAGCCGACGATCGGGCTGGACCTGGACTCCAAGGAGCGGCTGCGCGAGTTCCTGGCCGAGCTGAACACCAGCCGCGGCACCACGTTGCTGCTGACCACGCACGATCTGGACGACATCGAGCGGCTGTGCCGGCGGATGATGGTCATCGACCACGGCCGGGTGCTGGCCGACGGGCCGCTGGCCGAGCTGCGGGACGAGGTCACGCCGGAACGGGTGCTGGTGGTCGACTTCGAGCGGCCGTGCGACGAGCTGACCGGGCTGCCCGGCGTGCAGACGGTGAAGGTGGAGGCCAACGGCCTGCGCCAGCAGCTGTCGTTCCGCCGGGACACGGTGACCGCGGCGACCCTGATCAACCTGATCGCGCAGCGGTCGCCGGTGCACGACGTCGCGGTGATCGAACCCGACATCGACGACGTGGTACGCCAGTTGTATCACCGGTAATGTCGTGTGATGCGGGCAAAACTGGTCGTGACGGTCGCACTGTCGTCGCTGTTCACGCTGACGGCGTGCGACGCCTCGGCATCGGGCACGCCGCCGACGAAGTCGGAGATCTGCGCCCAGGCGCTCGGCTCGGCGGTGCTCGGCGAGATCGGCGACGCCGCACAGCGGGACGCCAACCACGCCAAGGAACTGGCCGACCTGTTCCAGAAGCTGTCCACCGAGACCCAGGACCAGGCGCTGGCCAAGGCCCTGAGCGACGCCGCCTCGACCGCCGGTGAAGCCGCGTTGAAGCACCTCACCGACGGTGAGCTGACGAAGTGGGCCCAGCAGGAGGCCGACCGCATCAACGCCCTCCGCAAGGTCTGCACGAACTGATTTCACGCTTGGAAGGGGGCCTTCCTGCACTCGGAGTGGAGGAAGGCCCCTTCCAAGTCGTCGTCAGCCCTTGATCCAGAAGGTGTAGGTGGCCGAGTAGGGGACGGAGACCTCGCCGCCGTCGGTGCACTTTCCGGCGGGGGCGAGACCGCCCTTGGTGGCCAGCCGCTGCACGTACGTGACGTCGGCGAACTGTCCCTTGCCGCGGTTGGCCGTCGCCTTGAGCAGCAGCTCGGGGATGGCGTCGCCGTGCTTGACCGACGCGCCGGGCACGGCGGTGGCGTCGACCTCGCTGCCGTCCTTGGTCGACACCCAGATCGGGCCCTTGTAGTGCAGTGCGACGGGTTTGCCGTGGTCGGTGATGCTGGCCGCGGGTTCCAGCAGTGTCCAGGCGGCGTTCGAGCACTGGTAGATCTGGACGCCGTCGCCCTGGTAGCTGGCCGACAACGTGTTGCCGGCCGGCACCTTGACCGCGTCCGGCGCGGAAACCTCTTGCTGGGCAAGGGGTTTGATCGCGGTCTGCGACGGCGCGGAGCAGGCGGCCAGGCCGGCAGTGGCCGTCACGAGGGCGAGCGCCAGCGTCACACGGTTCATGGTCTTGGTCTCCCGGGGCGAAAGTGGCCGGTGAAGGAAAGCGACACCGCGAACACGAGTGATCCACAGACCCGGTTCGATCGGGTGACCCAGTTCACAGCGGAACGCGAATCCTGTTCGGTTCGTTCAAGCGGCGTGGAACGGCCGCCCCTGGTGTACGGACAGGGCCAGCAGCTGCTGGTCGTCGACGACGAGCCGGGCATCACCGAGATGCTGGCCACCACCCTCGACCTGGCCGGCTACCAGGTCCGCACCGCGGCGACCGGCCGCGAGGCACTGCGGCTGGTCACGGCCGAGCGGCCCGACCTGGTCATCCTCGACGTGATGCTGCCGGACATCGACGGCTTCGAGGTGTGCCGGCGGGTGGCCGAGCAACCCGACGCGCCGCCGGTGCTGCTGCTGACCGCCCGGGACTCGGTGCTGGACAAGGTCACCGGCCTGACCACCGGCGCCGACGACTACCTGACCAAGCCGTTCAGCATTCCCGAGGTGCTGGCCCGGGTGCAGGTGCTGCTGCGCCGGGCCCGCCGCCGGCCCGACCCGGTGCTCAGCGTCGGCGGGGTGGTGATGGACGAGGCAACCCGACAGGTGACCAGGGACGGCCGGCTGGTCGAGCTATCCCCCACCGAGTACCGGCTGCTGCGCTACCTGATGGTCAACGCCGGCCGGGTGGTGTCGAAAAGTCAGGTCCTCGAGCACGTGTGGCGGCACGACTTCGGCGACGGCGTGGTGGAGAAGGTGGTGTCGCGGCTGCGGCAGAAGCTGGACGCGGCCGGCGCGCCGCTCATCCACACCGTTCGCGGCTTCGGCTACAGCCTGCGGGAAGGCTGAGGTGCGCCGGGCCAACTCGCTGCGCGGGCGGCTGGTCTGCGCGGTGATCGTGCTGGCCGCGCTGGGCATGGTCATCGTCGACACGGCCTCGATCGTCGCGTTGCAGGTCTACTTCCGGGACCGTGCCGACGTGTGGCTGGCCAACACCACGAAACGCGTGACGACGCAGATCGACACCACTCCACTCGTGCTGACCAAGGACTACATGGCCGCGCTGCTACAGCCGGGCTACGTCGTGGCGCTGGTCGGCGCCGACGGTCGAATCCTCGACCAGACGCCGGCCCAGAACTCGATGGGCCAGGACGCGCCGCCGCCGATCCTGCCGACCGTGCTCGGTCACGACTTCGCGGCCACGCCCACGACCCTGCAATCGGCCGGCGGCCCGGAGTACCGCGCGCAGCTGATCGGCGTCGGGACGCACGTCCGCTACCTCGGCCCGGACGGCCGGTCGACGCCGGTGACCGGAGCCCTGATCGCCGAGAGTCTCGATCCCACGGCCGACGCGCTGAACCGGCTGATCCTGTTCGAGGTGATCGCCACGGTCGTCGCGCTGGCCGGCATCGGGCTGCTGAGCTTCGGCGTGCTGCGGGTGGGCCTGCTGCCGCTGCGGGACATGGCCCGGGCCGCGCGCCGGATCGCGGCCGGCGAACTGCACCAACGTGTGGACGTGCCGAACGAGGCCTCGGAGGTCGGCCAGGTCGCGACCGCGCTGAACGAGGCGTTCGACGCGCGCCAGCAGTCCGAGGAAAGACTGCGTCGTTTCGTCGCCGACGCGTCGCACGAGCTGCGCACGCCGCTGACCACCATTCGCGGCTGGGCCGAGATGCACCAGCACGGACTGGCCGACGAGAACATGACCGCGTTGTCGATGTCGCGCATCCAGCAGGAAGCGGCCCGGATGCAGGCTCTCGTGGGCGACCTGCTGTTACTGGCTCAACTGGACCAGCAACTCGAGCCAAAAACCGAACCGGTCGACGTGGCCGTGCTCGCGACCGACGCCGTGGCCGACGCCCGGGCCACGGCGCCGGACCGGCACATCGAACTCGTCACCGAAGGCGACACCGAGGTGGCCGGAGACGCGAATCGTCTTCGCGAGGTGTTGCAGAACCTCATCGGCAATGCCCTCGTGCACACCCCTTCGGGCACGGAAATCGACGTCCGCGTGACCGGTTCGTCTGGCAGGGTGGAATTGGTTGTGGCCGACAACGGACCGGGGCTGGACGAGGCGGCCGCGGGCCGGGTGTTCGAGCGGTTCTTCCGCGCCGACCAGGCACGGAGCCCGGGCACCGGCGGCACCGGACTGGGGTTGAGCATCGTGCGCTCGATCGTGGCCGCGCACGGCGGCTCGGTCGACCTGGTCACCGGTCCGGGTCAAGGCTGCGCCTTCACTGTCAGCCTTTCGTCAGCTTGATGGGAGTCGGCGGTCAGGCGCAGCCGGTTGGCTGGGGATGACTTCTGAGGGGAGAGCACAGTGACCATCGAGGCGACACCGTTGCCCACCACGCGGCCGACGCCGTTCGACCCACCGGAGGACTACCGCAAGCTGCGGGAGGACCAGCCGGTGAGCCGGCTGGCCATGCCGGACGGGTCACTCGGCTGGCTGGTGACCAGCTACGAGCTGGTCCGCGCGGTGATGTCCGGACCGCAGTTCAGCTCGACGCCGGAGAGCCTGACCAACCCGCTGCGGGTGGTGGCCCCGGAGGAGAAGTTCAGCGCCCAGCCGGGCATGTTCATCTCCATGGACCCACCGGACCACGGCCGCTACCGCAAGCTGCTGACCGGCCAGTTCACCGTGCGTCGGATGCGCTCGCTGGAACCGCGCATCCACCAAATGGTGGTGGAGCACCTGGACGCCATGCAGGCGGCCGGCGACTCGGCCGACCTCGTGGACAAGTTCGCGTTGCCGATCCCGTCACTGGTCATCTGCGAGCTGCTCGGCGTGCCCTACGACGAGCGCGACGAGTTCCAGCACCGCTCGAGCAAGATGCTGGACACCTCGCTGCCGATCGCGGAGACCTCGGCGGCCGCCCAGGGCATCCGCGAGTACGTCGGCGGCCTGGTCGCGCGCAAGCGGGCCGAGCCGGGCGACGACATGATCAGCGGCCTGTTCGAGTCGGACCCGACGCTGACCGACGACGAGGTCGCCGAGATGGGCCTGCTGCTGCTCATCGCCGGCCACGAGACCACCGCCAACATGCTCGGGCTGGGCACGTTCCTGCTGCTCCAGCGCCCGGACCAGCTGGCGAAGCTGCGTGCCGACCCGAGCCTGGTCAACAACGCCGTCGAGGAGCTGCTGCGCTACCTGTCGGTGGTGCAGTTCGGCACCATGCGCGGCGTGATCGAGGACGTCGAGATCGGCGGCCAGCAGTTCCGCAAGGGCGAGACCGTGATCTGCTCGCTGGCCGCGGCCAACCGCGACCCGGCGCGCTTCGACAACCCGGAGATCCTGGACATCACCCGCTCGCACAGCACGCACATCGCGTTCGGGCACGGCATCCACCAGTGCCTCGGCCAGCAGCTGTCCCGGATCGAGATGCAGATCGCGTTCCGCGAGCTGTTCGACCGGTTCCCGAACCTGCGGCTGGCGGTGGCGCCGGAAGAGGTGAAGCTGCGCACGACGTCCGTGGTGTACGGGGCGGCGTCACTGCCCGTCGCCTGGTGACGGACGCATGAGGAAGGCCCCCGCCGCGGCGGGGGCCTTCCTTTTCCGAAGTTTTTTCAGATGGCGATCAGATCAGGCCGAGGCTGCGCACGGCCTCGCGCTCTTCCGCCAGCTCGGCCACCGAGGCGGCGATCTTGCCCCGGGAGAACTCGGAGATGGTCAGGCCCTGGACGATCTCGTACTTGCCGTCCTTGCAGGTGACCGGGAACGAGGAGATCAGGCCCTCCGGCACGCCGTAGGAGCCGTCCGACGGCACGGCCATGGAGGCCCACTGGCCCTCGGCGGTGCCGTTCACCCAGTCGTGGATGTGGTCGATGGCGGCGTTGGCGGCCGACGCGGCCGAGGAGGCGCCACGGGCCTCGATGATCGCCGCGCCGCGCTTGGCCACGGTCGGGATGAAGGTGTTCTCCACCCAGTCCTGGTCGTCGACCAGCTCGAGGGCGTTGCGGTCGCCGACGACGGTGTGGCTCAGATCCGGGTACTGGGTGGCCGAGTGGTTGCCCCAGATCACGAGCCGCTTGATCTCGGTGACCGGCACACGGAGCTTGCTGGCCAGCTGCGAGTACGCGCGGTTCTCGTCGAGGCGGGTCATCGCGGTGAAGCGCTCGGCCGGCACGTCCGGCGCGTGCTGCTGGGCGATCAGGGCGTTGGTGTTGGCCGGGTTGCCGACCACCAGCACGCGCACGTCGTCGGCCGCGCCGGCGTTGATGGCCTCACCCTGCGGCTTGAAGATGCCGCCGTTGGCCTCGAGCAGGTCGCCGCGCTCCATGCCCTTGGTGCGGGGCCGGGCGCCGACCAGCAGGGCCACGTTCACGCCGTCGAACGCCGTCTTGGCGTCGTCGGTGATGTCGATGCCCTCGAGCAGCGGGAACGCGCAGTCGTCCAGCTCCATGGCGGTGCCCTCGGCCGCCTTGACCGCCTGGGGGATCTCCAGCAGGCGCAGCCGGACCTTGGTGTCCTGGCCGAGCAGCTGGCCCGAGGCGATCCGGAACAGCAGTGCGTAGCCGATCTGGCCAGCCGCACCGGTGACGGTCACGTTGACGGAGCGTGCCACAGGGAAGATCCTCCCGAATCGCAGTCTGCATCACGTCCACGGGTGCGACCACCATGGCAGGAGTCCTGTCCGGCGGTCTCAGCACCGGGACCGCGCACCGGGCGCGTCGCCCGGTGGCCGCAGATTACCAACGAGCGCCGGACCCCCGCCGTCCGCCGTGAGCAGCGTCTCCACGTGGCCACCACCACCCCCGCGAGTCCCGCTCAGCGTCACACCGAAATGCATGAATCTGTTTCACGCATTCGGTGTGACTGTGGGCGGGACTCGCGGGGTTTACTGGTCGAAGGGGCCGCCGGTGATGGTGGCGGCGACGAGGATGATCAGGAGGCCGAGGCCGCCGTAGAGGACGATGTCGGTGAGCTTGCGGCGCAGGGCGATCAGGCCCAGCTGCTGCTCCGGCAGCAGCACCCGCAGCCCGGCGGCGACCAGCAGCGAGCCGCCGATCAGGCCGGAGCCGATCCGCCAGTGGTACAGGAAGATCAGCACGACGCCGGCCGCGGCGACCGCCATGACCAGCGCGAACGGCGCGTAGCGGCCGATCTCCCCGGTCCACCGGCGCCGGCCGGTCACGGTGATCACGACTGCGCCGCGAGCGAGCGCTCGGCGGCCTCCACCACGTTGGCGAGCAGCATGGCCCGGGTCATCGGCCCGACGCCGCCCGGCATCGGCGCCAGGTAGCCGGCGACCTCGCGCACATCGGGGTGCACGTCGCCGCGCAACCCTTCGTCCGTCCGAGTGATACCGACGTCCAGCACGGCCGCGCCCGGCTTGACCATGTCGGCGGTGATCAGGCCGGCCACGCCGGCCGCGGCCACCACGATGTCGGCCCGGCCCACCTCGGCGGCCAGGTCCTTGGTGCCGGTGTGGCACAGCGTCACGGTGGCGTTCTCGCTGCGGCGGGTCAGCAGAAGGCCCAGCGGCCGGCCGACCGTCACACCACGGCCGACCACGCACACCTGCGCGCCGGCGATCGGCACCTCGTAGCGGCGCAGCAGCGCCACGATGCCGCTCGGCGTGCACGGCAGCGGGCCGGGCTCGCCCAGCACCAGTTTGCCCAGGCTGACCGGGTGCAAGCCGTCCGCGTCCTTGGTCGGCGCGATCCGCTCCAGCAGCGCGCCCGTGTCCAGGTGCTTGGGCACCGGCAGCTGCACGATGTAGCCGGTGCAGGCCGGGTCGGCGTTCAGCTCGTCCAGCACGGCCTCGAGGTCGGCCTGGGAGATGTCGGCCGGCAGGTCGCGGCGGATCGAGGTGATGCCGACCTTCGCGCAGTCCGCGTGCTTGCCCCGCACGTAGGCGTGCGAGCCGGGGTCGTCGCCGACCAGCACGGTGGCCAGGCCCGGCGTCACCCCCTCGGCGGTGAGCGCGGCGACCCTGACCCGCAGGTCGTCGAAGATCGCGTCGCGGGTGGCCTTGCCGTCGAGGATCGTGGCGGTCACGGTGACCATCATGCCCTGTTCACGGTGACTGCTCCGCATGGGGCGAGATCGGCCCGAAACCACCCCTTCGGCCAGGTAACACCCGTTACACCCACCGACCCCATAACTCACTGTCGCCCGATTGCGCCATTCGCCCCCGTTGGCCTTCGTCAGGGACAATCATCGATGCTGGTCGTGACGAGGAGCAGGGAGGTCTGGGCCACACCCGGTGTGAGGCGGGTGTCAGATCGCAACGGAACGCGAGAGGATGGGCGTGTGTCACAGCCGACCCCGCTGAACCCAGTCGAACAGGACGCGTTGGTCAAGCAGATCGGGCTGGCCCTGATGAAGGCCGCTCCGCAGGACTGGGAGCAGGTCAGGGCCTACTACCGGGCTGCCGGGCGCTACTTCGAGCTGTCCGCCGAGGTCACCGACCAGGACGGACAGAGCCGGGCCTGGACCGCGCCCGCGGACATCGCGTCGCTGTTCGCGCGCCTACGGGCCGGCATGTACCGCGAGGGCCGCGGCACCTGGTTCAACGCCCGCTACCAGCTCGACAAGCCGTCCAGCTACAACCTGGACTTCGACCGCGACGAGCCGCAGTGGCAGAACCCGCCGCCCCTGATGGCCTACACCGACGAGATGCGGTTCTTCCCC encodes:
- a CDS encoding ABC transporter ATP-binding protein, producing the protein MIEVSELGRTFTVTRKAGRFRRTREQVVAVGGVSFSVEAGETVGYIGPNGAGKSTTIKMLTGILVPTTGRVRVCGLDPSRQRAELARRIGVVFGQRSQLWWDLPLRESFELLRHIFRVPAGDHAKRLQECTELLGLDGFLDTPVRQLSLGQRMRGEVTAALLHGPELLVLDEPTIGLDLDSKERLREFLAELNTSRGTTLLLTTHDLDDIERLCRRMMVIDHGRVLADGPLAELRDEVTPERVLVVDFERPCDELTGLPGVQTVKVEANGLRQQLSFRRDTVTAATLINLIAQRSPVHDVAVIEPDIDDVVRQLYHR
- a CDS encoding malate dehydrogenase: MARSVNVTVTGAAGQIGYALLFRIASGQLLGQDTKVRLRLLEIPQAVKAAEGTAMELDDCAFPLLEGIDITDDAKTAFDGVNVALLVGARPRTKGMERGDLLEANGGIFKPQGEAINAGAADDVRVLVVGNPANTNALIAQQHAPDVPAERFTAMTRLDENRAYSQLASKLRVPVTEIKRLVIWGNHSATQYPDLSHTVVGDRNALELVDDQDWVENTFIPTVAKRGAAIIEARGASSAASAANAAIDHIHDWVNGTAEGQWASMAVPSDGSYGVPEGLISSFPVTCKDGKYEIVQGLTISEFSRGKIAASVAELAEEREAVRSLGLI
- a CDS encoding sensor histidine kinase is translated as MRRANSLRGRLVCAVIVLAALGMVIVDTASIVALQVYFRDRADVWLANTTKRVTTQIDTTPLVLTKDYMAALLQPGYVVALVGADGRILDQTPAQNSMGQDAPPPILPTVLGHDFAATPTTLQSAGGPEYRAQLIGVGTHVRYLGPDGRSTPVTGALIAESLDPTADALNRLILFEVIATVVALAGIGLLSFGVLRVGLLPLRDMARAARRIAAGELHQRVDVPNEASEVGQVATALNEAFDARQQSEERLRRFVADASHELRTPLTTIRGWAEMHQHGLADENMTALSMSRIQQEAARMQALVGDLLLLAQLDQQLEPKTEPVDVAVLATDAVADARATAPDRHIELVTEGDTEVAGDANRLREVLQNLIGNALVHTPSGTEIDVRVTGSSGRVELVVADNGPGLDEAAAGRVFERFFRADQARSPGTGGTGLGLSIVRSIVAAHGGSVDLVTGPGQGCAFTVSLSSA
- a CDS encoding DUF3455 domain-containing protein; its protein translation is MNRVTLALALVTATAGLAACSAPSQTAIKPLAQQEVSAPDAVKVPAGNTLSASYQGDGVQIYQCSNAAWTLLEPAASITDHGKPVALHYKGPIWVSTKDGSEVDATAVPGASVKHGDAIPELLLKATANRGKGQFADVTYVQRLATKGGLAPAGKCTDGGEVSVPYSATYTFWIKG
- a CDS encoding DUF3017 domain-containing protein, with the protein product MITVTGRRRWTGEIGRYAPFALVMAVAAAGVVLIFLYHWRIGSGLIGGSLLVAAGLRVLLPEQQLGLIALRRKLTDIVLYGGLGLLIILVAATITGGPFDQ
- a CDS encoding bifunctional methylenetetrahydrofolate dehydrogenase/methenyltetrahydrofolate cyclohydrolase, which encodes MTATILDGKATRDAIFDDLRVRVAALTAEGVTPGLATVLVGDDPGSHAYVRGKHADCAKVGITSIRRDLPADISQADLEAVLDELNADPACTGYIVQLPVPKHLDTGALLERIAPTKDADGLHPVSLGKLVLGEPGPLPCTPSGIVALLRRYEVPIAGAQVCVVGRGVTVGRPLGLLLTRRSENATVTLCHTGTKDLAAEVGRADIVVAAAGVAGLITADMVKPGAAVLDVGITRTDEGLRGDVHPDVREVAGYLAPMPGGVGPMTRAMLLANVVEAAERSLAAQS
- a CDS encoding cytochrome P450; translated protein: MTIEATPLPTTRPTPFDPPEDYRKLREDQPVSRLAMPDGSLGWLVTSYELVRAVMSGPQFSSTPESLTNPLRVVAPEEKFSAQPGMFISMDPPDHGRYRKLLTGQFTVRRMRSLEPRIHQMVVEHLDAMQAAGDSADLVDKFALPIPSLVICELLGVPYDERDEFQHRSSKMLDTSLPIAETSAAAQGIREYVGGLVARKRAEPGDDMISGLFESDPTLTDDEVAEMGLLLLIAGHETTANMLGLGTFLLLQRPDQLAKLRADPSLVNNAVEELLRYLSVVQFGTMRGVIEDVEIGGQQFRKGETVICSLAAANRDPARFDNPEILDITRSHSTHIAFGHGIHQCLGQQLSRIEMQIAFRELFDRFPNLRLAVAPEEVKLRTTSVVYGAASLPVAW
- a CDS encoding response regulator transcription factor, whose product is MERPPLVYGQGQQLLVVDDEPGITEMLATTLDLAGYQVRTAATGREALRLVTAERPDLVILDVMLPDIDGFEVCRRVAEQPDAPPVLLLTARDSVLDKVTGLTTGADDYLTKPFSIPEVLARVQVLLRRARRRPDPVLSVGGVVMDEATRQVTRDGRLVELSPTEYRLLRYLMVNAGRVVSKSQVLEHVWRHDFGDGVVEKVVSRLRQKLDAAGAPLIHTVRGFGYSLREG